From Microbacterium sp. LWO12-1.2:
GCGGCACCGGTGTTCACCGTGCCGCTCACCCCATCGGGCGCGTGGACCGATGCCACGGCATCCGCTGCGCCCACCGACGCCCCGGCGACCTTCGACGACCTGAATCACCTCAGCTCCCTCATCCGCTATGACATCGATCTGCCGGACTCCGCGGGTGGCGTGCTCCGGATCGACGGCGTCCGCGACATCGGCTGGGTCAGCGTCGACGGCCAGAACGTCGGAACCCTCTCGCGGATGCGTCACGACCGGGCGATCTCGATTCCTGCCGGGCACACCCTCAGCATCCTCGTCGAGGATCAGGGTCGCGTGAACTACGGCCAGCGCCTCGGCGAGGAGAAGGGCCTGATCGGCACCCCGACTCTCGACGATGTGCCGCTGCATGGCTGGCGCGCAACGCCACTCGATGTCGCGAGCATCGCTGCCGACGTCGCCGAACGCGCAGGAGAGGCTCCCGCCGTCGCCGGAGCCAACGCATGGACGAGCGAGTTCACGCTGGAATCCTCTTCGGATCTGTTCCTGGACATCTCATGCTGGGGCAAGGGCTACGCGTTCGTGAACGGCTTCTTCCTCGGCCGCTACTGGCGCAACGGACCGCAGCGCACGATGTACGTCCCGTCGCCGGCGACGAAGGCCGGCACGAACCGGCTGGTCGTTCTCGAACTCGACCAGCTGCTCGCGCCGCGCGCTGGTTTCGTCGCGGAGCTCTCTCTGGGCGACACGGAGGAATGACGCGCGCCGGGTTCGCACAGCTGACGTTCAGGAAGGCGTAAACTCCCACGTGCTCCGCACGGAGCGACGATCGGAGGAGCACTCTTGAGCACTGCAACAGCGCCCGCGAACCCGCGCTCACGGGTCATCACGGCGAGTCTGGTCGGCACGACCATCGAGTTCTACGACTTCTACGCCTACGCGACGGCAGCCGTGCTCGTGTTCCCCGTGCTGTTCTTCCCGACCGGGAACGACACCACATCCCTTCTTGCCTCGTTCGCGGTGTTCGGCGCCGCGATGGTGGCGCGCCCGATCGGCGCGATGGTCTTCGGACATTTCGGCGACAAGTTCGGTCGCAAGGCGACGCTCGTCGCCTCCCTGCTCACGATGGGCATCGCGACTTTCATCATCGGGCTGCTCCCGACGTTCCAGCAGATCGGCTGGGTCGCAGCTCTTCTGCTGCTGATTCTGCGCCTGGCGCAGGGATTCGCGCTCGGCGGCGAATGGTCGGGCGCGGCGCTGGTCGCCACCGAGAACGCACCGAAGGGCAAACGCGCCTGGTACGGCACCTTCCCCCAGCTCGGCGCACCGCTGGGATTCATCATCGCCAACGGATCTTCCTCGCCATCAACTGGCTGCTGCCGCACGGTGAGAATCCGGCGCTGAAGTCCGAAGCCTTCCTCGCCTGGGGCTGGCGGATCCCGTTCCTCTTCTCCGCCGTCATGGTCATCATCGGCCTGTGGGTGCGTCTGAAGCTCGTGGAATCCGAGACCTTCACGAAGGCGACCGAGAAGGGCGCGATCCGCAAACTTCCCCTCGCCACCGTCTTCCGGCACCACTGGTGGCACCTCATCCTCGGCACATTCATCATGCTGGCCACGTACGTGCTGTTCTACCTGATGACGAACTTCACCCTCAGCTACGGCACCAAGGCGGCTTCGCTCGACACGGCATCCGCCGCAGCCCAAGCCGCCGCCGAGGCAGCGGGCAAGGACTTCGACGCCGCCGCGTTCGCCGATCAGTTCTATCCCGGACTCGGATTCGGCTATACCGACTTCGTGCTGATGCAGATCGTGGGTGTGGTGTTCTTCGGTATCTTCACGCTCGTCAGCGGTCCGCTCGCCGATCGGATCGGCCGCCGCAAACTCCTGCTGGGCGTCACAGGTGCGATCGTGCTCTTCGGACTCACGTTCAACTTCTTCCTCCTGCCGCAGGCGACACCGGCCCTCACCGCAACGATGACGCAGATCTTCCTCATCGTCGGCTTCCTGCTGATGGGTGCGACCTTCGGGCCGATGGGGGCCATGCTGCCCGAGCTCTTCCCCACGAACGTCCGCTACACCGGCTCAGCGATCTCCTACAACGTCTCGTCGATCCTCGGTGCCGCGGTGGCGCCGATCATCGCCGTCGCCCTGTGGGCCGCAGCCGGCGGTGAGCCGTGGCTGGTCGGCTTCTACCTGTCGGCGATGGCCGTGTTGACGTTCATCGCGCTGATCTTCGCGCCGGAGACGAAGGACATCGACTACGAGGAGGACCTCGGGCTCGCGGCCGCGGTCGAGCTGTAGCTCCCCGTTCCCTTCAAGGAGCGCAAAGGGCTGCATTTCCTCGCGAAATGCAGCCCTTTGTGCTCTTCGAAGCACGTGACGTCAACCTCTGTTGACAAAAGTTCCTGAGTCAACAAGTATTGACGCAGGAGGAGGTCCACTCATGACTTTGCAGACCGCGATCGCACAGGAAGACGGGGGCGAGCCCCTGGCCGAACTGCATCGGCTCGCCGGCGCCCGGCAGGAGATCGCGCGCAGCGAGGAAGCCCAGGTGCGCCGCGCACGCAATGCAGGGTACTCCTGGCAGGCGATCGCGAGCGCGCTCGGCGTGACGAAACAGGCTGCGCACCGCAAGTACGGCCGAAGCTGATCACTCAGCCGACCCACAGAATCCGTCTTCACAGGAAGTACGGTCGAAGTACCCCTTCTAGATCGAGGTCCCGAATGTCCCGCACGGCGACGCCACGCCGACGCGGACGAGGCGCGCAGCAGGATGGTCCGCGCGCCACGTTCCGCCAGCTTCTCCCCTTCCTCTTCGAGCACAAGCGCACTCTCGTCGTCGTCGCGGTGCTGAGTGTGGTGGGAGCAGCGACTTCACTCGCACAACCCCTCCTCGTCGGCCAGGTCATCGAGGCGGTGCAGTCCCAGCGCGGCCTGGGGATCCTGGTGTGGGTGCTCGTCGGACTCGTGGTCGTGTCGTCGGTCATCTCCGGCTACCAGCACTATCTCCTGCAGCGCACCGGCACCGCCGTGGTCCTGTCGAGCCGCCGAAAGCTCATCGCCCGCATCCTGCACCTGCCGATCAGCGAGTTCGACGCCCGCCGAACGGGCGACCTCGTCTCGCGCGTCGGAACCGACACGACACTGCTCTACGCCGTGCTCACGCAGGGGCTGGCGGATGCCGTCGGCAGCGCCATCCTGTTCCTCGGCGCCCTCATCGCCATGCTCATCATCGACCCGATCCTCCTCCTGCTCATCGTGGTGGTGATCGGCGTCAGCGTCGTGGTCGTCACCATCCTCAGTGGACGCATCCGCACCGCATCCACGGCGCAGCAGGAGAAGGTGGGCGAGCTCGCCTCCGGCGTGGAGCGCGCCGTGGGATCGATTCGCACCATCCGCGCCTCCGGTGCCACCGAGCGCGAGACCACCGCCGTGTCGGAACTCGCCACCGACGCCTACGGGCTCGGCGTGAAGATCGCGAAGATCTCGTCGCTCGTCGTCCCGATCGCCGGCATCGCGCTGCAGCTGTCTCTGCTCGTGGTTCTCGGCGTGGGCGGGTTCCGTGTCGCGGCCGGCGCGATCACGATCGCTTCGCTCATCACGTTCATCATGTTCCTGTTCATGCTGGTGATGCCGCTCGCCTCCACATTCGGTGCGATCACCTCGGTGAATCAGGCCCTCGGCGCCCTCGGCCGTATTCAGGAGGTTCTGGACCTGCCGACCGAGGAACAGGACGACGCGGTGGCTGCGGCATCCATTTCCCGTTCCGGGTCCGACGTGGATGCTCCCGCTGTGGAGTTCCGCGATGTGCGATTCCAGTACCCCGAGAACGTCGTCGCCGCACGTCAGGCCGCCGCCCTCGCCGCGCACACGCTTCTCGCCGATGCCCATCTGGAGCGCGCGGATGACGCGGGCACCCCGGCTCCGGCACGGGAAGTCCTGCGCGGCGTCTCGTTCGCCGTACCACGCGGGGCGCGCGTCGCCCTCGTCGGGCCGAGCGGCGCCGGCAAGAGCACGATCCTCTCCCTCCTCGAGCGGTTCTACGATCCGACCGGCGGCTCCATCCGCCTGCACGGTCACGACGCCCGCACCTACCCGCGCGACGAGCTGCGCGCGCACTTCGGCTACGTGGAGCAGGATGCCCCGACGCTCGCGGGCACCCTGGCCGACAATCTGCGGCTCGCCGCTCCTGCGGCATCCGATGCCGACTGCGAGCGCGTGCTGCACGCGGTGAACCTCGGCGACGTGCTCGAGCGGAGCCCGCTCGGCCTCGAGGCGCCCGTCGGAGAGGACGGCGTGATGCTGTCCGGCGGCGAACGTCAGCGCCTCGCCATCGCGCGGGCGCTGCTCACCGAGGCACCGATCCTG
This genomic window contains:
- a CDS encoding AsnC family protein, with the translated sequence MTLQTAIAQEDGGEPLAELHRLAGARQEIARSEEAQVRRARNAGYSWQAIASALGVTKQAAHRKYGRS
- a CDS encoding ABC transporter ATP-binding protein translates to MSRTATPRRRGRGAQQDGPRATFRQLLPFLFEHKRTLVVVAVLSVVGAATSLAQPLLVGQVIEAVQSQRGLGILVWVLVGLVVVSSVISGYQHYLLQRTGTAVVLSSRRKLIARILHLPISEFDARRTGDLVSRVGTDTTLLYAVLTQGLADAVGSAILFLGALIAMLIIDPILLLLIVVVIGVSVVVVTILSGRIRTASTAQQEKVGELASGVERAVGSIRTIRASGATERETTAVSELATDAYGLGVKIAKISSLVVPIAGIALQLSLLVVLGVGGFRVAAGAITIASLITFIMFLFMLVMPLASTFGAITSVNQALGALGRIQEVLDLPTEEQDDAVAAASISRSGSDVDAPAVEFRDVRFQYPENVVAARQAAALAAHTLLADAHLERADDAGTPAPAREVLRGVSFAVPRGARVALVGPSGAGKSTILSLLERFYDPTGGSIRLHGHDARTYPRDELRAHFGYVEQDAPTLAGTLADNLRLAAPAASDADCERVLHAVNLGDVLERSPLGLEAPVGEDGVMLSGGERQRLAIARALLTEAPILLLDESTSSLDGVNERRMREAIDAVSSDRTLIVIAHRLSTVVDSDLIIVLQDGAVVGQGTHTELVESTPLYRDLARHQLLA